TGCTTGGACGGAGGATACGGAGGAGCGGGGGCGAGCAATAATTTGAGGTAATTTTctggggaagaaaggggaaaaactaAAAAGCATACATGCTTGCTGTATTGCTCTGCCATGTCAGATACTGATCTccatttttctgttttcttcaattaattgttattgtttttttctctctttctctttttcttttcatctacACATTTTCAATTGAATATAGGGAGTATGACAAACTGTTGTATCCTTTTTTGTAGTACCATcctcaaaaatgaaaaacacaaCACGCATCCTAATTTCTTTAATTCCATTTCTGCCATTTTACTATAATATTAATAGATGGAGTCAAATTTGACGTAACAGCAGCCCCTTATTGGATGGGTAGCAGTTTCCAATTAAGTTATTCGAATTTCTTTTTTGTATATCTGCATGAGATAACGTTCTCCTTTTTTATTTGGAGTAATTATTTTCTCACAATTGTTAAAGTAGGATTGATAATTACTAGCATTTTAGTAATAAACTATACTAGTAGAATAATATGTTAACAACATAGTAAAACAGCATTAAAAGATAAAGATAGAACAGTAGCCAGAAACTAGACGTGGATTTGAGGATTGAAATGCGTGTGATAAATGTTAATAATACAGGGTGGTGGGTGGTGCAACGACCTCAAATCCTGCCTCGACCGAGCCACTACGATCCACTCGTCTCATGTCTAAGgttgatttctttttcttttcataatGATCGATAATGATTTCTCATTCACGCTTTGTCTAATTAAGGTTGAGATTTTCTCCAGCATTTTGAGCAACAATGCCTCCTTAAACCTCGGTATCACATACTGCCTAACTTATCTCAATTCTTTGCTTCCAGAATTTCCATGGACAACAACATTTCTTCTTAATTAATTCATGTGTatttggaatctcactgaataGGTACGGTGCCTTTCTTGCCTTGTATTGTACTATCGCATATCATATATTGCAGTATGCATCTCTTAAGTAATTAATGACTCaattgtttagttgtttttcGATAATATCACGTATGCATATATATCTTGAAGGAAATATATAGTATTTGGAAAAATCAATATTCACTCAAATCTTAGTACTAGTGGAGCTTAGTAGTTACATGCATCATGCATGTAGCATCTATAAATAAGGAGTAATAAGGAAAATGAATCGATATTTTAAAATAGTTTCAACTATGtataccaaaatggaaaaagaaaagaatagaAAGAAAGTTAAAAACATCAAATCTACTTTTCTCTCTGTTTTTTGGTTCTTTTCTCTTGTTGTATTTGTTGAATGCTAGTAGTTCTGAGATTAAGTTTATTAGATAGAAAGCAAATCTCGTAAATGGAATCCAATGTTCAAGCtcaagatatttttttttatcatcaatGTGtgtttagtagtactatttctGAAAGCTTCTTACAACTTACAGATTTTTACAACTGGAACCGTGTAAAGCTAAGATACTGCGATGGTGCCTCATTTGGTGGGGATGCTGTATTTGATAATGGAGTAAGAAATGACATTTCTTTAATGTTATTTGCAATAACACCTCACTCTTAATCATGTTTAATCTTGAAATTTTCATTACTTTGAATGAGCCACAGACATCATTGCTTTATTTCAGAGGGCAAAGAATCTGGCAAGCAATCATTCTTGATCTTCTCCCAAAAGGCTTAGGCCAAGCAAAAAAGGTTCTTCAACATAAAATTCTATTCTTCTTGTTCTGTTTTCAAGACATAACTCCTGTATATGTTATGGCAGGCTTTGTTATCTGGTAGCTCAGCCGGGCTCTTTCTTGATGCGTAAGCTCTTAGTCATTTGCATTTGTTTGATCCTTTATGATCTGATTGTTAACTCTTGCGGACGAGACGTTGCTATGAACCACAGCATGAGATAGTTCTACAACGGCGTAGTCTCTCTGCAGGTTTTGTGACGTTATATTTCCGCATTTCAATTCTACAGGGTGTCGAAAAGAACCTGGATATAAATTGCAGGAGTAATGGTTATCCCGAGCTGCGTAGATGAATTATCATTAATACCTTTTATTGTAGTGTTTCTTCCCACAATATGTACTGCCATATATCAAGACGCCCTATTTCATTCTCTTGATTGATGTTCTTCTCTTTGTCATGGTAGTTGAACTTTACATCTCTGTCTTGACAGTTTCATCACATCTTGGTGCCGACCCCAACGGTCACTGGCAGCACTGCAAACTTAGTCCTAAAGCTTGTAATGAAGTCCCAAAATGCTCCAACCAAacacaagataaaaaaaaaatcagctaACGAAACTAGCAAGCCAACCCCTATCCATCTTCCTCGATAATGACTTACCAGCTACTTCAATCATACCTCATGAATTCTgtaatactatatttttaatttaattccaATAATAGTAGCATATAATATTATCAATCCCCAATAAGCTTACTCAATAATTATCAATCCTCAGTGATTCCAGTAAATAGTCACATCTCATGAATTCTgagtataatatatttataattttatccaTCTTTAATAAATTTTACTCCAGTTCAATTCCACTCATATCCCCACAAAAGAGTAGTGTACTATATTTAATAAAGTTGTTCTAAATATATTTGTACAGTCTATTCACATAATTcctaattaatattattatccATAATCTATTCACATAATTCCTAATTAACATTATCCATAGTCAATTTACACAACTGAGTGGATAAAATATGCCAATCCATATCCAGCCAACATCATTAATACATTTATTCATAAGTCAAAAGTAATATTCACACCGTCCCTTAAAAGTAGACcatatttataattttggaatattcttaaaaaataaaccaATTCTACTTAAGGAAACATTTTTCCCTCGAATGAGATGAGTCTCATTCTCTACCAACAATACCCCAATCACTTTATCTTCTATATTTCTCTCACTTTATCAAATTATGTAATAATACTCGTAATGTTTTAACTGttatctattttttatgaatgGAGGAAGTATAATAAATGGATAAAGCATGCCAATCTCTAGCATAAATTCCATATGTTTCCTATCTAGCCAACATTCGTAATACATTTATTCATAAGTCAAAAgtaatacttcctccatccatGAAAATGTCCTTTGCTATTTTGGaatgtccataaaaaatagtctcattttaaaaaaaatgaaagtttctctctcatattttactcactttttcttccctctctcatattttactcgtGTTTTCTTTCTAGCTCTCTTACTCTACCTACTTTTTCTTccctctctcatattttactcgCGTTTTCTTTCTAGCTCTCTTACTCtacctactttttctcattctttctcttactttacaagtTTCTCATTAAAATCTGTATCATTcacaaataagactatttttttggacggaaggagtaatatatTATATGGATAAAGCATGCCATTCTCTAGCATAAATTCCATATGTTTCCTAATATAGATATGTTACTTTTCATAATATATTCTCACCATGGCACtataaaattgagaaaatacATGAAACAAAGAGCAGTACTACCCACCCTTTCAAAATCCCAATCTAGCTAACATTTTTACAATGGGCACacttttctcttcttctttggcACTTTTCTTCACTATCTTGCTGCATAATCATCCAGGTAAGAAAACACCTAGTCCTATTATCCATTGTTAATTtgttatataatttaattgtgtTGCTAAACTAATGTAGATTCAAAATAAGATATAAACCACAAATTTGACCATCATATGATATATATGTTGACTCAAATCAAAGTGTGTGAGATAATTGCCAAAATATTCATGGTTTTTTGATAGATTTTTGAAAATGCAAATGTTCATGGTTTTTTGGTAGATTTTTGAAGATGCAAACAATTTGCTCTTTGATATATGTCTCCCACATTGATTCAGTAAAGGTTTAATTTTTTGAAGAAATTTAAATGTAAAAAGTTAGTAAATGAAtactttttatatattactattaattttataaatactaAATTATAATGGAGAAATGAATTAATGTAATGTGAATATATTATTAAATGATggtaatattaattattggatggatgaaatatttatttctttctaatttaattaacCATAACAACAGGAGGCGAAGCTGGCGTGGGTGTCAACTACGGCGTCGTTGCAAACAACCTTCCACCGCCTCCCGTGGCCCTATCGCGCCTTCGACAAATCGGAATCACCAAAATTAGGATTTTCGACCCCGAAAACACCATCCTCACCGCCTTACACGGCTCGGACATCTCAGTAATCATCGGAACCAAAAACAAAGACCTTCTACCCCTCGCCACCGACAAATCCGCCGCCTCCGCCTGGGTGGCGGCCAACATCCTCCCCCACCACCCTTCCGTCAAATTCACCTGCATCACCGCCGGCAACGACGAGGTCCCCGCCGGCCTTTCGCGGTACACCCCCGCCGCGATGGAGAATctcgccgccgccgtcgccgccgccaatCTATCCATCCCAGTTTCCACCGTGATCTCGATGCGGACCCTCTCCGCTTCCTTCCCCCCCTCCGCCGGCGATTTCTCCGCCGCCGCGAAGCCGATCATGACTCAGATCGTGAAATTCCTGCAGTCGGAGAAGTACCCTCTGCATCTGCAGGTGTTCCCTTACTTCGCACGTGCGAATTATCCGGTCGAATTGGATCTCGACTACGCGCTTTTCCGGCCGGGAAAGACCGCGGTTCGCGACGGCGGGAGGACTTACCTCAACCTCTTCGATTTGATGACTGATGCGGCGCACGCGGCGTTGGAGAAGATCGGGGCCGGGGAATTGGAGATTGTCGCGGCGGAGTCCGGGTGGCCGAGCGGCGGAGGGAATGATGCCACGGTGGAAAATGCTCAAACGTACGTGAATAATTTGATTGGACACGTGGCGTCTGGTAAGGGGACGCCGCGAAGGCCGGGGAAGCAGGTGGAGGCCTACATATTCGCGTTGTTTAACGAGAATATGAAGCCGGAGGGTATAGAGCAACATTGGGGTATGTTTTACCCCAATCTTACTCATGTTTATCACCTTAATAAGATTGTTTGATATTAAGAAATATTTCTTGATTTACTTGTTTGAACTTCACCTTAATAAGATTGTTTGATATTAAGAAATATTTCTTGATTTACTTGTTTGAACTATGACATTATTGTACTCTTCCTACAAGATTTATTTTATGGCACTCAAGTTTTTACTATTTCCATATCATATGCAagtaaaatacatttaaaaaactCGTTGAATATCGAGCACTTTTCGAGCACTCGCTTTGATATGTAAAATTTTTACCATTCCGGAAGGAAGCAGCTTGAacatattcaaattaaatttaagccTTTATAGGATAAAGTATTGCTACTACTACATAGTATtaattgtttcttttttttcgtAGAGGATGAGATGCAACCACCGTTCATCTCCCtccaaattatatatttataaaaagatttgcaataaaatttatattggtACATTTatccattaaaaataatttcatttataatgatacgaattttaatatataataattgataactacgaaaaagagaaaaaatatatataaaataataaaaagaaagaaataaaatagtggAGAGCATGTTTCCATAAATATAAATGAAACTAGTTTTAGTGgatgaacaaaataaaaattttaaaaatatatatattttcgtGAACAGAGAAAGTATTTGATTCATATTTTTATACGTTATAAAAAATTTCTAGGGAATCTTTATAAATTAAACATATACATTTCTTTTCAACACACCATTTATAATAtgtttcataattttatatttggttATAGAAATTATATAGCGAATCTTTTCGACATGgtatttataagtatatttattattaatgtttccaaTGAAATTGTCGAAAATCATGACTCAAAATTTGAATCATGGATTAAAATTTGTTTAGTGTTTAGTGGAGTACGTGATAAGATTAACTATACAGATATTCAATTCGAAAATAAATCATGTTTCTAAAtcattcaaattaaataattttcgtAAATTGATTTTAAACGTAAACTACCCAGAAAGTCGAAAAACATACTTTTTACAATTTATATAAACTTACCACTTTCCTTATATATATTGGTGTAGTGCgtaataacagaaaatattaatttcGCCATAATTtacaacaataaaaataaaaataattttatcaatttttaaattttaattcaattccaatcaTATCTCATGAAttctatatttatttgtatttttattaatctTGATAGTTTTTAATTCACTTTCAGCCTATCTCATACttataatattttatcaattctcACGAAAATCATTGAGatgatagtttttttttccttttttttcttttttttttctttttttttcccttttttttcagCCTATCTTATACTTATAATCTTTATGATAGTTCTTTTCATATCTAATTTGAAGAAAAAGGTGGGGCAGTGTAGTTCTGCCGGATTTACTTCGGCTGGAAAGATGGAGTCGAGAGATTGTCCAAGAAGTTCAAGGCATTCTTACGAAGTTGCAAGTTTGTAAGATTTTCATAAAGATTTTCCAAAAATGTGACTCTAAAAACAATAGGAAAATAACAGATGCAgatctctcttcttcttcttcttctttctcaccATAAAACCAAGATCTGTAAAGTACTATGAAGCTGAGGCACCAACATTTCAAACtttgtatataaaaaaatcagtTGGATGATCAGAAAGCAAAATGAGCCGTTTAACTCATCTTGCGGAGTGCACCGGACATCTCCTATCTCTTCTTCTTGTGGGTACCCAACTTTCTCATAAGAGGCAGACATAGCCAcgaccaaacaggagaactcatcccaaacgactagcctgttaggagagagagcccatttagtctatataccccacatcagttgttctcacaaccgatttgggaattgagtccgtaacaccACTTCTCTGATGAGAAGCAAAAGAGGGCATGGCATATAAGAAGTGGATCACTGAACATTTACGTGTGGATCTTGATCTTGTAACTTGATTGGTGAAATGATCtatctaattaaaaaaaatggtcCAACCAAAACTGGCATATGATTGATTACCTTATCATCATACTTAGTACTTTTTCAACTATATCCTTCAAAAGTAGAATGAAACATTGTTGGGCAGCATCTCAACTTCCTTCCCATTTTTATCGCCATCAACTTGATTCGGTTTGTTATCAAAAGACAATGCCTCTTCTTCTTGTTGTGTTGTCAATGGTTCTCCAACTACTGCACATAAGTAGTGTTGTAGGTACTCTTTAGCAACATGATGATGATCATCATTTCCTATTTGCTGTCAATCTAATTAAGTAGTCCTCCTACTCATAGAGAAGGCAACAAATGTGATACCAGCAACCAGTCCAGAACTAACCCAGCAACTCCcttaaattaaactaagctcACATAAACAAATTCCCTGCAAATTTTATCATAACGATAAGAAAGCAACATGAGTAGCGACTGCGATTTGTTCGGCTTGGGATCAGTGGAATGTTTTTCAACACAGACACAGAAATCAGATGTTACGATCTTTCGTCGTGATCGCCCTATCTTTGACCGTAACTTCTCATACACACGCAATATCACCAACTCGAGCTAAGAAGAACGAATAGGAATTATATTGATCGAAGAATGTCACACTTACAACGCAAGGAAATCGGATAGGAACCAATAGGAGCTGTAGATCCACGATCTACAGCTAACATGaacaacacacacacaattcTCAACAACACAAATGAGCTagcttcactcttatttatacTTATTTCTCCCGCGCTAAACTTCATATATCCACGTCAACTCCACGTCAGCGTAAGCATGTGTATGTCACGTGATGATTGCCAGCTGGCTTGAGTTAGTTACACAGCAACTAACTCCTAACTCCCAACGGTAATTTCCCACGGCTTCATTTTGTAGCTCGTCTTCTTGTGTTGCATGCATTTTACGCATGAatgatcatgcatgcaacatCAGAATTCAATTTCGTCTTGCACGGACTACTCCGCACAACCACCGATGCGAGTTCCACGAATGCGAGTTTGTAGAAAGGCCAGGTTAGGTTTCCCACCGGCGAGTGCGAATTTCAGCTGAAACGCCGTCGGACCGTCATGCCCATTTTTTCTATCgcattagggttagggttgttgAATTAGAGATTTGGTGGATATTTTGTACATAATAAAGTATTTTGATACGAATTTTTATGAATAccaaaaagaaagagaagaatatatataaaataagaaaaagaaagaaataaaatagtggAGAGCATGTTTCcataaatataaatgaaattagTTTTAGTGgatgaacaaaataaaaaaaaatacattttcgcGAACAGAGAAAGTATTTGCTTcctatttttataaattgaatttaaacGTAAACTACCCAGAAAGTCGAAAAATATACTTGTTACAATTTATATAAACTTACCACTTTCCACTATCCTTATATTCAATTACTAAATAatgtattataaaatataaagaattttatcaatttttaaattttaattcaattccaatcaTATCTCATGAATTCTATAtacttttgtatttttattaatcttgataatttttaattgacTTTCAGCATATCTCATGAATTCTGTAATATacgtataattttatcaattctCGATAATTTTAAATTCAGTTCCAGTCATATCTCATTAAatctataatatatttataatttcacCAATCAtcagtaattttttatttgattgcaaTCATCTCTTATGActtctatatttataattttatcaattttctataatttaaatttaattgcatctataattctaaaatatatttgtaattttatcaattaattcATATCTCatgatatttataatttcattCCTCAATAATTTTTAATCCAATTCCAGTCATATTTCATCAATTAGTaacataattataattttatcctTTGATAATTTCTAATTCAATTCCAGACATGTATGTCTCATGCATTCTACTGTCTATTACGTTTTGTCCCCACAAAAAGTACTACTCCTATATTCAATCTATTTGTACAGTTGTTTTAATCCAGAAGAAACAAAAATAATCTTTTAACTGGGTTTTAGCACGCTAATCTCACTTCTCAAGTATAATTAAACCCATATATAATAAACAGGTACAATCCCATAACATAATCTCACCATGAGTCCATGACCCTATGAAATTGAGTAAATACGTACATTAACAAAGAATATTTCAGCAGGTTTCCTAATACAATAAATCGGCTACAATCCTATAATAAATTCCCAACATGGCATTCAAGTATTCAACTAttataaaattgagaaaatacATCAAACAACAAGCACTGCTACCACCCTTTGAAATTCCTATCTAGCTAACATTTTTACAATGGGAGTACTTTTCTATTCTTCTTTGGCACTTTTCTTCACTATCTTGCTTCATAATCATCCAGGTAAGAAAAATATCTTAAAATTCATATAGCTGATCAATATGATACTCCacccgtcccataatagatgtcatactttcttttttagtttgttgatgtcgcatttctttttttgaaaaaagttcctCTCAcgtttatataaaatattattttttatctctccacttaacgtacaaaacaacatctcctaaaatccggTGTCATTTTCCAAGTAtctcatctattatgggacggaggtagtacataattttg
This sequence is a window from Salvia splendens isolate huo1 chromosome 5, SspV2, whole genome shotgun sequence. Protein-coding genes within it:
- the LOC121803063 gene encoding putative glucan endo-1,3-beta-glucosidase GVI; amino-acid sequence: MGTLFSSSLALFFTILLHNHPGGEAGVGVNYGVVANNLPPPPVALSRLRQIGITKIRIFDPENTILTALHGSDISVIIGTKNKDLLPLATDKSAASAWVAANILPHHPSVKFTCITAGNDEVPAGLSRYTPAAMENLAAAVAAANLSIPVSTVISMRTLSASFPPSAGDFSAAAKPIMTQIVKFLQSEKYPLHLQVFPYFARANYPVELDLDYALFRPGKTAVRDGGRTYLNLFDLMTDAAHAALEKIGAGELEIVAAESGWPSGGGNDATVENAQTYVNNLIGHVASGKGTPRRPGKQVEAYIFALFNENMKPEGIEQHWGMFYPNLTHVYHLNKIV